One Candidatus Kuenenbacteria bacterium HGW-Kuenenbacteria-1 genomic region harbors:
- a CDS encoding magnesium chelatase produces MFAKVNSVAIIGLDCVPVEVEVDILGGLPNITTVGLPDAAVKESKERVRSAIKNSGLEFPRGRLTINLAPADIKKEGPAYDLPIAVGIFLASNEIEFEINNSLFIGELALDGRLRHTNGILPMAIFAKQQGIKNLFIPKINIKEANLVKGLNIFPIKDFNQLVRHLTKEEEMIPLISEGAGDFSLEKIEYEVDMAYIKGQEFVKRALEISAAGGHNVLMKGPPGSGKTLLSMAMPSILPLLAQKEALEVTKIYSIVGLLPSDQPLIFKRPFRSPHHSSSAVALVGGGQFPKPGEISLAHRGILFLDELPEFPRNVLESLRQPLEDGIVTISRAQGTLTFPSNFILIASQNPCPCGYQNDPKKNCTCSPIQIERYQKKISGPFLDRIDLHLEVPQVEFKELTSEKVAESSDEIRKRVQKARDIQSQRFKKHKIFTNSEMRNKEVKEFCKIDEESLELLRLAIERMHLSTRSFYRIFKIARTIADLAESKSIQKNHIAEALQYRGK; encoded by the coding sequence ATGTTTGCTAAGGTAAATTCTGTGGCCATTATTGGGTTAGATTGTGTTCCAGTTGAAGTAGAAGTAGATATTTTGGGTGGTTTGCCAAACATAACAACCGTTGGATTGCCAGATGCTGCTGTTAAAGAATCCAAAGAAAGAGTGAGATCGGCCATTAAAAATAGCGGACTTGAGTTTCCTCGAGGTCGTTTAACAATTAATTTAGCCCCAGCTGATATTAAAAAAGAGGGGCCAGCCTATGATCTTCCCATTGCCGTGGGAATTTTTTTAGCTTCAAATGAAATTGAGTTTGAAATAAATAATAGTCTTTTTATTGGGGAGTTAGCCTTAGACGGACGATTGCGTCATACTAATGGAATTTTGCCAATGGCAATATTTGCCAAACAACAAGGAATAAAAAATTTATTTATCCCAAAAATTAATATTAAAGAAGCCAATTTAGTCAAAGGATTAAATATTTTTCCTATTAAAGATTTTAATCAACTCGTTAGACATTTAACAAAAGAAGAAGAAATGATTCCTTTGATTTCAGAGGGTGCCGGAGATTTTTCTTTAGAAAAAATAGAATATGAGGTAGATATGGCTTATATTAAAGGACAAGAATTTGTGAAAAGAGCATTGGAAATTTCTGCAGCTGGCGGACATAATGTTTTAATGAAAGGACCTCCTGGTAGTGGAAAAACATTATTATCTATGGCAATGCCTTCAATTTTGCCTTTATTGGCACAAAAAGAAGCCTTAGAAGTAACTAAAATTTATAGCATTGTTGGATTATTGCCATCTGATCAGCCTTTAATTTTTAAAAGACCATTTAGAAGCCCACATCATTCTTCTTCGGCTGTTGCTCTTGTAGGTGGCGGACAATTTCCTAAGCCAGGAGAAATTAGTTTGGCTCATCGTGGAATTTTATTTTTAGATGAGCTACCAGAATTTCCTCGAAATGTTTTAGAATCATTGAGACAACCCTTGGAAGATGGGATTGTAACGATTTCTCGAGCTCAAGGAACACTTACTTTTCCTTCAAATTTTATTTTGATTGCTAGTCAAAATCCTTGTCCTTGTGGATATCAAAATGATCCAAAGAAAAATTGTACTTGCAGTCCAATACAGATAGAGCGTTATCAAAAAAAGATTTCTGGACCATTTTTAGATCGAATTGATTTACATTTAGAGGTTCCTCAAGTGGAATTTAAAGAATTAACCTCAGAAAAAGTGGCAGAATCATCTGATGAAATTAGGAAAAGAGTTCAAAAAGCGAGAGATATTCAATCACAACGTTTTAAAAAACATAAAATTTTTACTAATTCAGAAATGAGAAATAAAGAAGTGAAAGAATTTTGTAAAATTGATGAAGAAAGTTTGGAATTACTGAGATTAGCAATTGAACGAATGCATTTATCAACCAGAAGTTTTTATCGAATTTTTAAAATAGCCCGAACTATTGCTGATTTGGCTGAATCAAAAAGTATTCAAAAAAATCATATTGCCGAAGCCCTTCAATATAGAGGAAAATAA